One Vallitalea pronyensis genomic region harbors:
- the fusA gene encoding elongation factor G, with amino-acid sequence MKIYSSEQIRNVALLGHGGSGKTTLAEAVAKVAGIIKRQGKVEEGNTISDFDKEEMKRGFSINTTCIPIEWQDCKINLLDTPGYFDFMGEAKEATRVADSAIIVVSGKSGVEVGTEKAWEYAEEMDIPKMVFVTDMDDDQASLKNVLEQLREIFGKSIAPFQVPIRDGEHFVGFVNVVKMQGRKFVKDHVEQCDIPDDMNEALEPVREMILEAVAESDETLMEKYFEGEEFTLDEIQTALHNGVIDGSIVPVLCGSGIQNIGVQVLLNSIVKYLPAPKEEHTSVMGVNPDNDKEIEVICDKNEPMSALVFKTIVDPYIGRLSLFRVYSGILKADSSYMNVNKDTSERISHIYVLRGKEQIEVKEIRAGDIGAVAKLNKTSTGDTLCDSSRPVKLKGINFPESLACRAIFPNKKGEEEKISSGLHKLIEEDPTIKVVMDSENHQELLYGVGGQHFDVISSKLEAKFKVTMDLRKPKVPFRETIKKKIKIQGKHKKQSGGHGQYGDVHIEFEPSGDRETPYVFETKIVGGSVPKNYFPAVDKGLQESVLSGVLAGYPVVGVKATLVDGSYHPVDSSEMAFKMATKVAFKKGIIEAAPVLLEPIVSVKVTVPDSYMGDIIGDLNKRRGRVLGMNPIKGKQEILAEVPQSEMYGYSTDLRSMTGGRGIFTLKFERYDEAPMEVQEKVIEDRNNEQ; translated from the coding sequence ATGAAAATCTACTCATCTGAACAAATTCGTAATGTTGCACTCTTAGGTCATGGTGGAAGTGGTAAAACAACACTGGCAGAAGCTGTGGCGAAAGTTGCAGGCATTATCAAAAGACAAGGAAAGGTTGAAGAAGGGAATACAATAAGTGATTTTGATAAGGAAGAAATGAAACGCGGTTTTTCGATTAATACAACATGTATTCCCATTGAGTGGCAAGATTGTAAAATCAACTTATTAGATACACCTGGTTATTTCGATTTTATGGGGGAAGCAAAAGAAGCAACTCGTGTTGCAGATAGTGCTATTATTGTCGTTTCAGGAAAATCGGGTGTGGAAGTAGGTACAGAAAAAGCATGGGAATATGCTGAAGAAATGGATATTCCAAAAATGGTTTTTGTAACGGACATGGATGACGATCAAGCAAGTCTTAAGAATGTATTAGAGCAGTTAAGAGAAATTTTTGGTAAAAGTATAGCACCGTTTCAAGTACCCATTCGTGATGGTGAACATTTTGTGGGTTTTGTTAACGTAGTAAAGATGCAAGGACGGAAATTTGTAAAGGATCATGTAGAACAATGTGATATACCTGATGATATGAATGAGGCATTAGAACCTGTTCGTGAAATGATTCTTGAAGCAGTAGCTGAAAGTGATGAAACGTTAATGGAGAAGTATTTTGAAGGAGAAGAATTTACACTTGATGAAATTCAAACAGCCCTTCATAATGGTGTTATTGATGGAAGTATTGTACCCGTACTTTGTGGTTCAGGGATTCAGAATATAGGGGTGCAGGTACTTCTTAATTCAATCGTGAAATACTTACCAGCACCTAAAGAAGAACATACCAGTGTCATGGGGGTTAATCCAGACAATGATAAAGAAATTGAAGTGATATGTGATAAGAATGAACCAATGAGTGCTTTGGTATTTAAAACAATTGTAGACCCTTACATTGGAAGGTTATCACTTTTTAGAGTATATTCTGGTATTCTCAAGGCAGATTCATCCTATATGAATGTCAATAAGGATACATCCGAAAGAATATCCCATATATATGTCCTTAGAGGAAAAGAGCAGATAGAGGTAAAAGAAATTCGAGCTGGTGATATTGGCGCTGTAGCTAAGCTGAATAAGACAAGTACAGGCGATACATTATGTGACAGTAGTCGACCTGTTAAGTTGAAGGGCATTAATTTCCCAGAATCCTTAGCTTGTAGAGCCATATTCCCTAATAAAAAAGGTGAAGAAGAAAAAATATCATCGGGACTTCATAAACTTATTGAAGAAGACCCAACAATAAAAGTAGTCATGGACTCTGAAAATCATCAAGAGTTATTATACGGTGTTGGGGGACAACATTTTGATGTCATCAGCAGTAAATTAGAAGCAAAATTCAAAGTAACCATGGATCTTAGAAAGCCCAAAGTACCATTTAGAGAAACCATCAAGAAAAAAATTAAGATTCAAGGGAAACACAAAAAACAATCCGGTGGTCATGGACAATATGGTGATGTGCATATTGAATTTGAACCATCTGGTGATCGCGAAACACCTTACGTATTTGAAACAAAAATTGTTGGTGGATCGGTACCAAAAAATTATTTCCCAGCAGTAGACAAAGGATTGCAGGAATCCGTTCTAAGCGGTGTCCTAGCAGGTTATCCTGTAGTGGGTGTAAAGGCAACACTTGTTGATGGTTCTTACCATCCTGTGGATTCATCTGAAATGGCATTTAAAATGGCTACAAAGGTAGCGTTTAAAAAAGGTATCATTGAAGCAGCACCCGTTTTACTAGAACCTATTGTGAGTGTTAAAGTAACGGTGCCGGATTCCTACATGGGTGATATTATAGGTGATCTTAACAAGCGTCGAGGTCGTGTCCTTGGTATGAATCCTATTAAAGGTAAACAGGAAATATTAGCGGAAGTACCCCAATCTGAGATGTATGGCTATTCCACGGATTTACGTTCCATGACAGGTGGAAGAGGTATTTTTACCCTTAAGTTTGAACGTTATGATGAAGCACCAATGGAAGTACAAGAGAAGGTTATAGAAGATAGGAATAATGAACAATAA
- a CDS encoding PH domain-containing protein, with the protein MEYNHINRQAVKSWIIARTIFLVVFNAVYFVGVYGFLKPIIHNANVMYFINGLTGIMVVYILAYTFVFPIIEYKEWRYKIHEDKIEFIHGIFVRKKVIIPISRIQFLDIICGPINRKFGLSSIKLNTAGGLHVIPALTNQEAEGISVKLTKIIETSETHA; encoded by the coding sequence ATGGAATACAACCATATTAATAGACAAGCTGTCAAGTCATGGATTATTGCAAGAACCATTTTTTTAGTTGTCTTTAATGCTGTCTATTTCGTAGGTGTCTATGGGTTTCTCAAACCAATTATACATAACGCTAATGTCATGTATTTCATCAATGGGTTAACAGGTATTATGGTGGTTTATATCCTTGCGTACACATTTGTTTTTCCAATTATTGAGTACAAGGAGTGGCGTTATAAAATACATGAAGACAAGATTGAGTTCATTCATGGTATTTTTGTGAGGAAAAAAGTCATTATACCCATCTCAAGAATTCAATTTTTAGATATTATTTGTGGACCTATTAATCGAAAATTTGGTTTATCTTCTATTAAATTAAATACTGCTGGAGGTTTACATGTAATACCAGCTCTAACCAATCAAGAGGCAGAAGGTATATCCGTTAAGCTAACCAAAATAATAGAAACGAGTGAGACACATGCATAA
- a CDS encoding PH domain-containing protein — protein sequence MHKQRNHPLYIVKKLVDSIGKQIITIVIMYTVLSNKIGFIPTTLLIIGSIAAFSLYHVLQWSKTIYAFKEHVIIYQKGILSVKTREIPLDKINTIDISQGIFERLFNLSRVKIDTESAKTLESEMSLLLTKEKALEMREKLLKHKQVSPDQEDENTKEGHFHLSFKHLILYSFISSSIFQSFVIIWALYNFLDDIESLTSFNGLKYITQIQFSVYIVVLSLLGIFMMGLVLSLIKNCLKYSLFHVYTEDGKLHISHGLIHKKNYSFDIHKVKGVHIRQKLPMQLTKRCSIEIESMGYGDEAGERAILFPFCTIKESQKIIRDLLPEFQFQQEVDKAFPMVYARFILKKLVVTVLIASVVSYYVPYGFLSFILVLVAWLVGHMQYHNTAIAMSDTLVYMSYNGFSKKQSILKINAIQSMKMSTTFFQKRKSICNYTINIWGKVVGKNITVKNISNRLFDNYAHKL from the coding sequence ATGCATAAGCAAAGGAATCATCCATTATATATCGTAAAAAAACTTGTCGATAGCATTGGTAAGCAAATCATAACCATTGTCATTATGTATACTGTATTAAGCAATAAAATAGGGTTTATCCCTACGACATTACTGATTATTGGCAGTATTGCAGCTTTTAGTTTATATCATGTATTGCAGTGGTCCAAGACCATATATGCCTTTAAGGAACATGTCATCATTTACCAAAAAGGTATCTTATCCGTTAAGACAAGAGAGATTCCATTGGATAAAATCAATACCATTGATATCTCTCAAGGGATATTTGAACGTTTATTTAATCTATCCAGAGTTAAAATTGATACAGAGAGCGCCAAAACACTTGAGAGTGAAATGTCACTGCTGTTAACAAAAGAAAAAGCCTTGGAAATGCGAGAAAAGCTTTTAAAGCATAAACAGGTGTCCCCTGATCAAGAAGATGAAAACACAAAAGAAGGTCACTTTCATTTAAGTTTTAAGCATTTAATATTGTATTCATTCATATCCAGTTCTATTTTTCAAAGCTTTGTCATCATTTGGGCTTTGTATAATTTTCTGGATGATATTGAAAGCCTTACAAGCTTTAATGGTTTAAAGTATATTACACAGATACAATTTAGTGTGTACATCGTTGTGTTAAGTCTATTAGGTATTTTTATGATGGGATTGGTGTTGTCACTTATAAAGAATTGTTTGAAATATTCTCTATTTCATGTGTATACCGAGGATGGTAAGCTCCATATTAGTCATGGTTTGATTCATAAGAAGAATTACAGCTTTGATATACATAAAGTAAAAGGTGTGCATATTCGGCAAAAGTTACCCATGCAATTAACCAAACGTTGTTCCATAGAGATTGAGAGTATGGGTTATGGCGATGAAGCTGGTGAAAGAGCGATTTTATTTCCATTTTGCACCATCAAGGAAAGTCAAAAGATCATTCGTGATTTGTTGCCTGAATTTCAATTCCAACAGGAAGTGGATAAGGCATTTCCTATGGTATACGCCAGGTTTATTTTAAAAAAATTAGTCGTTACTGTTTTGATAGCTAGTGTAGTGAGTTATTATGTGCCCTACGGTTTCTTAAGTTTTATTCTGGTGCTTGTAGCTTGGTTAGTTGGACACATGCAATATCATAATACGGCTATTGCTATGTCAGATACCTTAGTTTATATGTCGTATAATGGTTTCTCCAAAAAACAGTCCATTCTAAAAATTAATGCCATACAGTCCATGAAAATGTCAACCACTTTTTTTCAAAAGAGGAAAAGTATATGTAATTACACCATTAACATCTGGGGAAAAGTCGTAGGGAAGAATATAACGGTTAAAAATATAAGCAATCGGTTATTTGATAACTATGCACATAAGCTTTGA
- the leuS gene encoding leucine--tRNA ligase, with protein MSVVYNHKQIETKWRDIWKDNPVNKNEEGKEKYYCLDMFPYPSGSGLHVGHWRGYVLSDVWSRYKVLQGYYVLHPMGWDAFGLPAENYAIKMGVHPAKATAENVQNFKRQLNEISAIYDWTKEVNTTDPNYYKWTQWIFVKMFKEGLAYEKEMPINWCPDCKTGLANEEVVNGACERCGSEVTKKNLRQWMLKITAYAERLLQDLQTLDWPAKVKKMQSDWIGKSYGAEIDFKVEGIDEQLKVFTTRPDTLYGSTFMVLAPEHAMVSQLTSDAQREEVEKYVFDTSMKSSVDRLQEKEKTGVFTGSYAINPLNGAKTPIWISDYVLADYGTGAIMCVPAHDDRDFAFAKKFDLPIIQVIAEDGHEIEDLQEAYTSEGVMINSDVFNGMKSTESKEAIANYLEEHEIGKKTENYKLRDWVFSRQRYWGEPIPIVHCDTCGAVAVPEEQLPITLPDVESYEPTGTGESPLADIHEWVNTTCPTCGGHAKRETNTMPQWAGSSWYFLRYVDPDNKDAIVSKEKAKEWLPVDMYVGGIEHAVLHLLYARFYTKFLYDIGVVEFEEPFKRLFNQGMICKNGAKMSKSKGNVVSPDDLVDKYGCDSLRLYELFVGPPELDSEWDDRGIDGVYRFINRVWHLVTENQGKDVTVTKELEKVRHQLTYEVTHRLNSFHLNTVVSAFMEYTNKLMDISRKKDGIDQQTLETLITLLAPFVPHIAEELWHMLGHETSVFTNGWPTYDEEKMKEDEVEMPVQINGKVRATITIGVGEAKDSVMEKARTAIENKLDGKNIVKEIYVPHKIINIVVK; from the coding sequence ATGAGCGTTGTTTATAATCACAAACAAATAGAAACAAAATGGCGCGATATTTGGAAAGACAATCCAGTCAATAAAAATGAGGAAGGCAAAGAGAAGTATTACTGTCTTGATATGTTTCCTTATCCATCAGGTAGTGGGTTACATGTAGGACACTGGAGAGGTTATGTACTCAGTGATGTTTGGAGCCGTTATAAGGTACTTCAAGGCTATTATGTGCTTCACCCAATGGGATGGGATGCATTTGGACTTCCAGCTGAGAACTATGCCATTAAGATGGGGGTTCATCCAGCAAAAGCTACAGCTGAAAATGTACAAAATTTCAAGCGTCAGCTTAATGAAATTAGTGCCATCTACGATTGGACAAAAGAGGTCAACACAACGGACCCTAACTACTATAAATGGACCCAATGGATATTTGTTAAAATGTTTAAGGAAGGATTGGCTTATGAAAAAGAGATGCCCATAAACTGGTGTCCAGATTGTAAGACCGGTCTAGCTAATGAAGAAGTGGTGAATGGTGCTTGTGAACGTTGTGGTTCAGAAGTGACCAAGAAAAATCTACGTCAATGGATGTTAAAGATTACTGCTTATGCAGAACGTCTACTTCAAGATTTGCAAACCCTTGATTGGCCGGCCAAGGTCAAGAAAATGCAAAGTGATTGGATTGGTAAGTCTTATGGGGCAGAGATTGATTTTAAGGTTGAGGGGATCGATGAACAATTAAAAGTATTTACAACCAGACCAGATACACTGTATGGATCAACATTTATGGTGCTTGCACCAGAACATGCCATGGTTAGTCAGTTAACATCGGATGCTCAGCGAGAAGAAGTAGAAAAATATGTATTTGATACATCCATGAAGTCTTCAGTAGATCGGCTTCAAGAAAAAGAAAAAACAGGTGTATTCACAGGCAGTTATGCCATTAACCCGTTAAATGGGGCTAAAACGCCTATTTGGATTTCAGATTACGTATTAGCTGATTATGGTACAGGCGCTATTATGTGTGTACCAGCCCACGATGACCGTGACTTTGCATTTGCTAAAAAATTTGATCTTCCTATTATTCAGGTTATTGCAGAAGATGGTCATGAAATAGAAGATTTACAAGAAGCTTATACGTCTGAAGGTGTGATGATTAATTCTGACGTATTCAACGGTATGAAATCAACAGAGTCAAAAGAAGCCATTGCCAACTATCTAGAAGAACATGAAATCGGTAAAAAGACGGAGAACTACAAATTACGTGATTGGGTATTCTCCAGACAACGGTATTGGGGCGAACCTATTCCAATTGTACATTGTGATACATGTGGAGCAGTTGCCGTACCAGAAGAACAGCTACCTATAACCCTACCAGATGTAGAGTCCTATGAACCCACAGGTACAGGGGAATCGCCACTTGCGGATATTCACGAATGGGTAAACACCACATGTCCAACATGTGGAGGACATGCAAAACGAGAAACCAACACCATGCCTCAATGGGCAGGTTCTTCTTGGTATTTCTTAAGGTATGTTGATCCTGATAACAAGGATGCTATCGTATCAAAAGAGAAGGCAAAAGAATGGTTACCAGTGGATATGTATGTTGGCGGTATTGAACATGCGGTGCTTCACTTGTTATATGCTAGGTTCTATACAAAATTCTTGTATGACATTGGTGTTGTTGAATTTGAAGAACCCTTTAAGCGTTTATTTAATCAAGGTATGATTTGTAAAAATGGTGCTAAGATGAGTAAATCAAAAGGTAACGTTGTATCACCGGATGATCTAGTGGATAAGTATGGTTGTGACTCACTGAGACTATATGAGTTATTTGTAGGACCACCAGAATTGGATTCAGAGTGGGATGATCGTGGTATTGATGGTGTGTACCGTTTTATTAACCGGGTATGGCACTTAGTTACGGAAAACCAAGGGAAGGACGTCACGGTTACAAAAGAATTGGAGAAAGTACGTCATCAACTTACCTATGAAGTGACCCACAGATTGAATAGTTTCCATCTTAATACAGTGGTAAGTGCTTTTATGGAATATACGAATAAACTCATGGATATCTCTAGAAAGAAAGACGGTATTGATCAACAGACCTTAGAGACACTTATTACATTGCTTGCACCATTTGTTCCTCACATTGCTGAAGAATTATGGCATATGCTAGGTCATGAAACATCTGTCTTTACCAATGGATGGCCAACATATGATGAGGAAAAAATGAAAGAAGATGAAGTAGAGATGCCTGTTCAAATCAATGGAAAAGTAAGGGCAACCATTACAATTGGTGTTGGCGAAGCCAAAGACAGTGTCATGGAAAAAGCCAGAACAGCTATTGAGAATAAACTAGATGGTAAAAACATCGTTAAAGAAATCTATGTACCTCATAAAATCATCAATATTGTTGTCAAGTAA
- a CDS encoding S8 family peptidase: MDVARETINSSWADDRGVTGHGIGIAILDTGVYPHKDLVTKRNKIIAFKDFVSNIRYPYDDNGHGTHVAGIIAGDGEESNGKYKGIAMDSNIIGVKVLNNEGSGNISDVLAGIQWVLDQKKRFNIKILNLSVGMKDVEGEKSALVRGVNAAWDNGLIVVAAAGNNGPDSCTITTPGISRKVITVGSSDDGETVKIMEDLISDYSGRGPTKECIKKPDVVAPGANIIACSTDKAYKPTDKYYPGKKVGYTKKSGTSMATPMVSGCIALLLSRHPNLTGKDVKLKLKDSTHDLGFSQAHQGWGLIDVKKLLE, encoded by the coding sequence ATGGATGTTGCAAGAGAAACCATTAACAGTTCGTGGGCAGATGATAGAGGCGTAACGGGACATGGCATTGGTATTGCTATACTCGATACAGGCGTATATCCTCATAAAGACCTTGTCACTAAGCGGAATAAAATTATTGCATTTAAAGACTTTGTAAGCAATATAAGGTATCCCTATGATGATAATGGACATGGGACCCATGTAGCGGGTATTATTGCTGGTGATGGTGAAGAAAGCAATGGCAAGTACAAAGGTATTGCTATGGATAGTAATATAATCGGTGTGAAGGTATTAAACAATGAAGGCTCAGGAAATATATCGGATGTTTTAGCAGGGATACAATGGGTTCTTGACCAAAAGAAACGTTTTAACATTAAGATACTTAATTTGTCAGTTGGGATGAAAGACGTAGAGGGTGAAAAGTCTGCTTTGGTAAGAGGTGTGAATGCTGCATGGGATAATGGTTTGATTGTAGTAGCCGCTGCTGGCAATAATGGACCTGATAGTTGTACCATTACCACACCAGGTATTAGTCGTAAAGTCATCACAGTTGGTTCCTCTGACGATGGGGAAACCGTTAAGATTATGGAAGATTTGATATCTGATTATTCGGGTAGAGGACCTACAAAAGAGTGCATTAAAAAACCCGATGTGGTAGCTCCCGGTGCTAATATTATTGCATGCAGCACAGACAAGGCCTATAAGCCTACCGATAAGTATTATCCAGGTAAGAAAGTAGGTTATACCAAGAAGAGCGGAACATCCATGGCAACCCCTATGGTAAGTGGTTGTATTGCATTATTATTGAGCAGACATCCCAACCTAACAGGAAAAGATGTTAAACTGAAATTAAAAGATTCTACACATGATTTAGGATTCTCTCAGGCTCATCAGGGCTGGGGACTTATTGATGTGAAAAAATTATTAGAGTAG
- a CDS encoding aconitate hydratase gives MGYNLTWKIIKEHLVEGDMIPGAEIGIRIDQTLTQDSTGTMAYLQLEAMEIDRVKTKKSVAYIDHNMLQQGFENADDHKYIQTVAHKHGVYFSRPGNGICHQVHLERFGVPGETLLGSDSHTPTGGGIGMLAIGAGGLDVAVAMGGGTYYITMPKVVNVKLTGKLRPFVTAKDIILEVLRVMSVKGGVGKVIEYTGEGVATLSVPERATITNMGAELGATTSVFQSDDVTKAFLEAQDRVDQWQPLQADEDAAYDESIEIDLSQLEPLVAQPHSPDNVEKVSNVKDLKVHQVCIGSCTNSSYLDMMKVAKILKGNVVHPDVSLVIAPGSKQVLNMLAANGALADMIAAGARILESGCGPCIGMGQAPATDAVTLRTFNRNFKGRCGTGSAGAYLLSPETAAVSALTGKLTNPMTCEADIDVVMPEKFFINDNMVVAPAEDGSQVEVVKGPNIKPFPLNEALQDHVAGKVLIVVEDNITTDHIMPSNAKLLPFRSNIPHLANFCLTPCDEDFPSRAKENKGGFILGGDNYGQGSSREHAALVPLYLGVKAVLTKSFARIHKANLVNSGILPLTFENSGDYDHISLDDELVMDHLLEQVKTGKVKVLNKTKDVTYDMSIDLSDKELKIILEGGKINFIKNA, from the coding sequence TTGGGCTACAATTTGACATGGAAAATAATTAAAGAACATTTGGTTGAAGGTGACATGATTCCGGGTGCTGAAATCGGCATACGAATAGATCAGACGTTAACACAAGATTCAACAGGAACAATGGCTTATTTGCAATTAGAAGCCATGGAAATTGATCGGGTTAAAACCAAAAAATCAGTGGCATATATTGATCATAACATGCTGCAGCAAGGTTTTGAAAATGCAGACGATCATAAGTACATACAAACAGTTGCTCACAAACATGGTGTTTATTTTTCTAGACCAGGAAATGGCATCTGTCATCAAGTGCATCTAGAGCGATTTGGTGTACCTGGCGAAACACTCTTAGGGTCAGATAGCCATACCCCAACAGGTGGTGGCATCGGTATGCTGGCTATAGGGGCAGGTGGATTAGATGTTGCAGTAGCCATGGGAGGCGGTACCTATTACATTACCATGCCTAAGGTGGTTAACGTTAAGTTAACAGGGAAGCTTAGACCTTTTGTAACGGCTAAAGACATTATATTAGAAGTATTAAGGGTCATGTCTGTTAAAGGCGGCGTTGGAAAAGTGATTGAATATACGGGTGAAGGGGTAGCGACACTCAGTGTACCAGAAAGAGCAACCATTACAAACATGGGGGCTGAACTTGGAGCGACAACCTCCGTATTCCAAAGTGATGATGTGACAAAAGCTTTCTTAGAAGCTCAAGACCGTGTAGACCAATGGCAACCGCTACAAGCAGATGAGGATGCTGCATACGATGAGTCCATTGAAATTGATTTGAGTCAGTTAGAACCCCTTGTGGCGCAGCCACATAGCCCAGATAATGTTGAGAAGGTATCCAATGTTAAAGACTTAAAGGTTCATCAAGTTTGTATTGGAAGTTGTACCAATAGTTCTTACTTAGATATGATGAAAGTTGCTAAGATTTTAAAAGGTAATGTGGTACATCCGGATGTAAGTCTTGTGATAGCACCCGGTTCAAAACAAGTGCTAAACATGCTGGCAGCCAATGGTGCATTAGCAGATATGATTGCAGCAGGAGCTAGAATTCTAGAGTCCGGATGTGGACCATGTATTGGCATGGGTCAGGCACCTGCAACAGATGCTGTAACCCTCAGAACATTTAATCGAAACTTTAAAGGACGTTGTGGGACGGGTTCAGCAGGTGCATACCTGTTAAGTCCAGAAACAGCAGCTGTAAGTGCTTTAACAGGTAAGCTAACGAATCCAATGACATGTGAAGCAGATATTGATGTGGTGATGCCTGAGAAATTCTTCATTAACGACAACATGGTTGTGGCACCAGCAGAAGATGGTAGTCAAGTGGAGGTAGTAAAAGGTCCTAACATTAAACCTTTCCCACTTAATGAAGCTTTACAAGATCATGTAGCCGGCAAGGTATTGATTGTGGTGGAAGATAACATCACAACGGACCATATTATGCCTTCCAATGCAAAGTTATTACCCTTTAGATCCAACATTCCACATCTAGCTAATTTCTGTTTGACACCTTGTGATGAAGATTTTCCATCACGAGCTAAAGAAAATAAAGGTGGGTTTATTCTTGGCGGGGATAACTATGGTCAAGGGTCAAGCCGTGAGCATGCTGCCTTAGTACCATTATATTTAGGCGTAAAAGCTGTACTTACAAAAAGTTTTGCAAGGATACATAAGGCCAATCTAGTCAATTCAGGGATTCTGCCTCTTACTTTTGAGAACAGCGGTGATTATGACCATATAAGCCTGGATGATGAATTAGTAATGGATCATCTTTTGGAACAAGTAAAAACGGGAAAAGTTAAAGTGTTGAACAAAACCAAAGATGTGACCTATGATATGTCAATTGATTTATCGGATAAAGAATTAAAGATCATCCTTGAAGGTGGAAAAATTAACTTCATAAAAAATGCTTAA
- a CDS encoding isocitrate/isopropylmalate family dehydrogenase yields the protein MDYISRFEALLQEQKERVKKMKEQGDFVKYDELDTIIIGVVGGDGIGPAITNQAQRILAYLLSDEVNKGKVTFKVIDGLTIENRAEAGKAIPDDVLEELKACHVILKGPTTTPRKGDQWPNIESANVAMRKELDLFANVRPVKVPEQGIDWTFFRENTEGAYVLGSQGMNIDDDIAIDFKVITTGGAERIARAAFEFAKNNGKKKVTVVTKANVVKTTDGKFLEVCKAVGEEYEGIEVDDWYIDIMTAKLVDEKRRTGFEVMVLPNLYGDILTDEAAEFQGGVGTAGSANIGKQYAMFEAIHGSAPRMVDEGRDIYADPSSIIRAGGMLLNHIGYGKKADQLFKALEICAAEKKYVLTGRDTGATSEEYANYLMKTIEKL from the coding sequence ATGGATTATATAAGTAGATTTGAAGCGCTTCTACAAGAACAAAAAGAACGTGTGAAAAAGATGAAGGAGCAAGGGGATTTCGTTAAGTATGATGAACTGGATACAATCATTATCGGTGTTGTTGGAGGCGATGGTATTGGTCCAGCAATTACCAATCAGGCTCAGCGTATACTAGCGTATCTCTTATCGGATGAAGTCAACAAAGGTAAAGTGACGTTCAAAGTCATAGATGGATTAACCATAGAAAACCGTGCAGAAGCAGGTAAAGCCATTCCTGATGATGTCCTTGAAGAATTAAAAGCCTGTCACGTTATCTTAAAAGGACCTACCACAACACCAAGAAAAGGTGATCAATGGCCAAACATTGAAAGTGCTAATGTAGCTATGCGTAAAGAACTTGATTTGTTTGCTAACGTAAGACCTGTTAAAGTGCCAGAACAAGGGATTGATTGGACCTTTTTCCGTGAAAATACGGAAGGTGCCTACGTATTAGGCAGCCAAGGTATGAACATCGATGACGATATTGCTATTGATTTTAAAGTTATTACAACAGGTGGTGCAGAGCGTATTGCAAGAGCCGCTTTTGAATTTGCTAAGAACAATGGTAAGAAAAAAGTAACCGTTGTAACAAAAGCCAACGTGGTAAAAACAACGGATGGGAAATTCTTAGAGGTTTGTAAAGCTGTTGGAGAAGAATACGAAGGTATTGAAGTAGACGACTGGTACATTGATATCATGACAGCGAAATTAGTGGATGAAAAACGTCGAACAGGATTTGAAGTCATGGTATTACCTAACCTTTATGGGGATATTTTAACAGATGAAGCAGCAGAGTTCCAAGGTGGTGTAGGCACAGCAGGTAGCGCTAATATTGGTAAACAATATGCTATGTTTGAAGCTATCCACGGCTCAGCACCAAGAATGGTGGATGAAGGACGGGATATCTATGCAGACCCATCCAGTATCATTCGTGCAGGCGGTATGTTACTTAACCATATAGGGTATGGTAAGAAAGCAGATCAATTGTTCAAAGCCCTTGAAATCTGTGCTGCGGAGAAGAAATATGTACTTACAGGAAGAGACACAGGAGCAACCAGTGAAGAATATGCAAATTATTTGATGAAAACAATTGAAAAATTGTAG